One window of the Asticcacaulis sp. SL142 genome contains the following:
- a CDS encoding lysozyme: MSGRLKISRAGVELIKSFEGLRQVAAKLPDGRWTLGYGHTFSAREGARVGPEDADALLRFDLLPIVDGINGLVHHPLNQNQFDALVSFCFNIGIENFAQSVVLKRINEGRLTEAALAMDSWSSAEFNGQTYVLAPLIRRRAAEKSLFLTPTEDEATAPQLSPGMVVRPADDHPPVLAPVQTPVVPQPPVQQPPVPQPVASAAPVLDTPYGARAVDIVRYPPASTVATGGEDDVPIMSESVQAALMKAQAEAKMRDDFERLDAVRAADDARRVEEARRLEEDARRANEDRLREEAMRQAQALAAARVAEQARLEQERQAQEVAKEAARQELIRQEAARLDAARREVARLEAAKADAERLERDRLIEQERQRLESERLEAQRFEAARRLEAQRLEAERLEAIRQEAARETARAEAARAEALRTEIARQETERREAERAEQERLATEARAQEVARLEAARLEAFRQEQARLEQERLAEQERLEREAQAAIAEQARRDAEQRERDAEAARLKTEADARAREQAAAEASAAAAQAAAPAAAPASAPSAEEQQRKAEAAAALMRLYSPYASGLGQPLAGKPLPPVKPVAPVAAIPQPTNPFAPRPEPAPIPAPAPVQDIVPAPAATPQPEEAVRSAPDLTFQDEAELVARRNPSSVAPPVLIAQPPVAPVVAAASASPGLHWREQLNRPVTAAAEASSAAVAPVTVETFEEVPAPVYRTHEVAEEAAADDDEWLSDGGRIAMSVDADAEGEKSIWKMFASTLQWIGTSVLGLAAIGGATAAYYKSTSDVELRDGTTDFNSLSIILAIAGMVLVCISVYLILKRLGGLKD, translated from the coding sequence ATGAGTGGGCGCCTGAAAATTTCCCGCGCCGGGGTCGAACTGATCAAGAGTTTCGAGGGCTTGCGCCAGGTGGCGGCGAAGCTGCCCGATGGGCGCTGGACGCTGGGTTATGGCCATACGTTTTCAGCCCGCGAAGGCGCGCGCGTCGGGCCCGAAGATGCCGATGCCCTGCTGCGTTTTGATCTGCTGCCGATTGTTGATGGCATCAATGGTCTGGTGCACCATCCGCTTAATCAAAACCAGTTCGATGCGCTGGTGTCGTTCTGTTTCAATATTGGAATCGAGAATTTCGCCCAGTCAGTGGTGCTGAAACGCATCAATGAAGGTCGCCTGACCGAAGCGGCTCTGGCTATGGATAGCTGGAGTTCGGCTGAGTTCAACGGGCAGACCTATGTGCTGGCCCCGCTGATCCGCCGTCGTGCGGCTGAGAAAAGCCTGTTCCTGACCCCGACCGAAGATGAGGCGACCGCGCCGCAGCTTTCACCGGGCATGGTCGTGCGTCCGGCCGATGACCATCCGCCGGTTTTAGCCCCCGTTCAAACGCCCGTAGTACCTCAGCCACCAGTACAGCAGCCTCCAGTACCTCAGCCTGTAGCGTCTGCCGCGCCGGTACTGGACACGCCTTATGGCGCCCGCGCCGTTGATATTGTCCGCTATCCGCCCGCCTCGACGGTGGCAACGGGCGGCGAAGACGATGTGCCTATCATGAGCGAATCCGTTCAGGCCGCCCTGATGAAGGCGCAGGCCGAAGCGAAAATGCGTGACGATTTTGAGCGCCTTGACGCTGTGCGCGCCGCCGATGACGCCCGTCGCGTCGAAGAGGCACGGCGTCTGGAAGAGGATGCCCGCCGCGCTAACGAAGACCGCCTTCGCGAAGAAGCCATGCGTCAGGCGCAGGCTCTGGCCGCCGCCCGTGTGGCCGAGCAGGCCCGCCTTGAGCAGGAAAGACAGGCTCAAGAGGTGGCTAAGGAAGCTGCCCGCCAGGAGCTGATCCGTCAGGAAGCGGCCCGTCTTGACGCTGCCCGTCGGGAAGTTGCGCGTCTGGAGGCCGCAAAGGCTGACGCGGAACGCCTTGAGCGTGACCGCCTGATCGAACAGGAACGCCAGCGTCTGGAGAGCGAGCGCCTGGAAGCGCAGCGCTTTGAAGCGGCCCGCCGTCTTGAGGCTCAGCGTCTGGAAGCCGAGCGGCTGGAGGCCATTCGTCAGGAGGCTGCCCGCGAAACCGCGCGCGCCGAAGCCGCCCGTGCCGAGGCTTTGCGCACCGAAATTGCCCGTCAGGAAACTGAGCGCCGGGAGGCCGAAAGGGCCGAACAGGAACGTCTGGCGACGGAGGCCCGCGCCCAGGAAGTCGCCCGCCTTGAGGCCGCCCGTCTTGAAGCGTTCCGCCAGGAACAGGCCAGACTGGAGCAAGAGCGGCTGGCTGAGCAAGAGCGTTTGGAGCGTGAGGCGCAGGCCGCGATTGCCGAGCAGGCTCGCCGTGACGCCGAACAGCGCGAACGCGACGCCGAAGCCGCCCGTCTGAAAACCGAAGCCGATGCCCGTGCCCGCGAACAGGCCGCCGCAGAGGCCAGTGCGGCTGCCGCTCAGGCAGCCGCCCCTGCCGCAGCCCCAGCATCTGCGCCCTCCGCCGAAGAACAACAACGTAAGGCCGAAGCCGCGGCGGCCCTGATGCGGCTCTATTCACCCTATGCGTCCGGTCTGGGCCAACCGCTGGCGGGTAAGCCTCTGCCGCCGGTGAAGCCTGTGGCACCTGTGGCCGCGATCCCGCAGCCGACCAATCCGTTTGCCCCACGTCCTGAGCCTGCGCCGATCCCGGCCCCGGCACCGGTTCAGGATATTGTACCGGCTCCGGCCGCCACCCCTCAGCCGGAGGAGGCGGTCAGGTCAGCACCTGACCTGACCTTTCAAGATGAAGCTGAGCTGGTCGCCCGGCGCAATCCCTCCAGCGTCGCCCCGCCAGTCCTGATTGCGCAACCGCCGGTAGCGCCGGTTGTGGCCGCCGCATCGGCCTCACCGGGCCTGCACTGGCGTGAGCAACTCAACCGCCCGGTGACTGCCGCCGCTGAAGCCTCTTCTGCGGCCGTGGCGCCCGTAACGGTCGAAACCTTTGAAGAAGTCCCGGCCCCGGTCTATCGCACCCATGAGGTGGCTGAGGAGGCTGCGGCCGACGACGATGAATGGCTGAGCGACGGTGGCCGGATCGCCATGAGCGTCGATGCCGACGCAGAGGGTGAAAAATCGATCTGGAAGATGTTTGCTTCGACCCTGCAATGGATTGGCACGTCCGTCTTGGGGCTGGCCGCGATCGGCGGGGCAACGGCGGCCTATTACAAATCGACCAGCGATGTTGAACTGCGCGACGGTACGACCGATTTCAACAGCCTGTCGATCATTCTGGCCATAGCGGGCATGGTTTTGGTCTGTATCTCGGTCTATCTGATCCTGAAACGCCTGGGCGGGCTTAAGGATTAA